The Pyrenophora tritici-repentis strain M4 chromosome 2, whole genome shotgun sequence genome window below encodes:
- a CDS encoding MscS-porin domain containing protein has protein sequence MSRPQSMPDFTALMESSTSLFESSRSMEKRIHSRRQTSPERRATHGRTRPSISLAAGLMMNIDSPLATGSLSPRRTSSSRFVERKRPDMEDGESLFYAYALRSDYPSSPPYILTFASAAVCSQWWALVQTEYTSSSRPSPQFFVVKSEDMELIQDDAKFFHLRDKWFYTSQDSPTCPPIVLPLQHPTGIPAIAPPQPAEEKANTPALDSLAESLARLAQTVESNAEHVRALSVAQSTGLQAMQEINESNSIQIKAISESQIKLQALVDQNASHYIALSNKSFQSQEQSRQAQEQTCKSQQQTQDILQTTVAQLQTLSRNQAELSQTCQGLLHSIENISICVSQFTSNAISDTASSNSLCTTSSGPVGSPIRPGPRKLNRRVKGVWYEYDNMPAPSETSRRRVDSGSMLTPPKSPTMYKHV, from the exons ATGTCGCGACCACAGAGCATGCCCGATTTCACGGCATTGATGGAATCATCGACGTCACTCTTCGAATCGTCACGATCGATGGAGAAGCGTATTCATAGTCGGCGCCAGACGTCACCAGAGCGAAGAGCTACGCATGGGCGCACGAGGCCTAGCATCTCGCTTGCCGCTGGCTTGATGATGAACATTGATAGCCCGTTGGCGACGGGTTCGCTTTCTCCACGCCGGACAAGTTCGAGTCGATTTGTAGAACGAAAAAGACCAGATATGGAAGACGGCGAGAGTCTGTTCTATGCCTACGCGCTCAGA AGCGATTACCCTTCGTCGCCCCCTTATATCCTCACCTTCGCCTCGGCCGCTGTCTGCTCGCAATGGTGGGCGCTCGTCCAGACTGAATACACGTCGTCATCCCGGCCCAGTCCACAGTTCTTTGTTGTAAAGAGTGAGGACATGGAGCTCATACAAGACGACGCCAAGTTCTTTCATCTCCGCGACAAGTGGTTCTATACATCACAAGACAGTCCAACATGTCCTCCCATCGTTCTGCCGTTGCAACATCCTACTGGCATCCCTGCTATTGCGCCACCACAGCCAGCTGAAGAGAAGGCGAACACACCAGCTCTAGATAGTCTAGCTGAGAGTCTGGCCAGGCTGGCACAAACAGTAGAGAGCAATGCCGAGCACGTTCGTGCGCTTTCAGTCGCGCAGTCTACTGGCCTTCAGGCAATGCAGGAAATCAACGAGTCAAACAGTATCCAGATCAAGGCCATTTCAGAATCTCAGATCAAGCTCCAAGCGTTGGTCGACCAGAACGCGTCGCACTACATTGCCCTCTCAAACAAATCATTCCAGTCGCAAGAACAGAGCCGACAAGCTCAGGAACAAACATGCAAGTCGCAACAGCAGACCCAAGACATCCTCCAGACCACGGTAGCCCAGCTGCAGACTCTCTCAAGGAACCAAGCCGAACTCTCGCAGACATGCCAAGGCTTGTTGCACAGCATCGAGAATATCAGCATTTGCGTCTCACAGTTCACTTCCAATGCCATATCAGATACCGCAAGTAGCAACTCGCTATGCACTACCTCCTCCGGTCCTGTTGGTAGTCCCATCAGACCTGGGCCGAGAAAGCTAAACCGCAGAGTCAAAGGCGTCTGGTACGAATATGACAATATGCCTGCCCCGAGCGAGACATCGAGGCGGAGAGTGGACTCTGGAAGTATGCTCACTCCGCCGAAGAGTCCGACCATGTACAAGCATGTATGA